The Rhizobium leguminosarum DNA segment CGTCTTCGACGGCGGCGAGATCTGGGGCAAGGGGGCGGATCCATCACTGACGGTCTCCATCGATGCGTGGGAGAGCTATCTTGAGCGTTTGTGAGATGCCATCTCAGCTGGCGCAATCGCCAGGTTTGCCGAGGTCGCCGGAGGGGGATCCGGTTTTTCCCGAGCCTTGGCCGGCAGAAGCTTTCGCTATGACCGTGCATCTGCATGAGAAGGGGCTGTTCGCCTGGGGCGAATGGGCTGAAGCCCTGTCTAGGGAGTTGCATAAGCCCGGCCGTGCCGAAGATGGCAGCGATTATTTCGACTGCTGGGTGGCGGC contains these protein-coding regions:
- a CDS encoding nitrile hydratase accessory protein; this encodes MSVCEMPSQLAQSPGLPRSPEGDPVFPEPWPAEAFAMTVHLHEKGLFAWGEWAEALSRELHKPGRAEDGSDYFDCWVAALSELLVSRDIADASVILDLQQSWQRAAEATPHGQPIELTNDPLR